One stretch of Halapricum desulfuricans DNA includes these proteins:
- a CDS encoding hydrogenase maturation protease, with amino-acid sequence MTDCDAVIALGNPFRMDDSVGPMLLDRLRDRELPDVELVDLGDPGFRLIHVLGDYSSVVIVDAVDFGAEPGTFEVFDPADTEPARAERGSHRTDVFELLEVADAVEGPTTVRVFGVQPGSIDFGDELTDEVAAVLPPATDALVEAIRSL; translated from the coding sequence ATGACTGACTGCGACGCCGTGATCGCGCTCGGCAACCCCTTTCGGATGGACGACAGCGTCGGACCGATGCTGCTCGACCGTCTCAGGGACCGGGAGCTACCGGACGTGGAGCTGGTCGACCTGGGTGATCCCGGGTTCCGACTGATCCACGTCCTCGGCGACTACTCGTCGGTGGTGATCGTCGACGCGGTCGATTTCGGTGCCGAGCCGGGTACCTTCGAGGTGTTCGATCCGGCCGACACCGAACCGGCCCGGGCGGAGCGGGGTTCGCACAGGACGGACGTCTTCGAGTTGCTCGAGGTCGCCGACGCCGTCGAGGGTCCGACAACCGTTCGGGTGTTCGGCGTCCAGCCCGGGTCGATCGACTTCGGCGACGAACTCACCGACGAGGTGGCGGCGGTCCTGCCCCCGGCGACCGACGCGCTCGTCGAGGCGATACGGTCTCTTTGA
- a CDS encoding Ni/Fe hydrogenase subunit alpha → MSQDIDIEGDLVTRVEGHGEIVVNATDGQLEACEWHVVESPRFFESMVVDRDWDEIHHIVSRICGICSVTHTMTGLKAVEDAMGVELSEQDLKLRKLALAGETLQSHVLHLGYLALPDLVGEKSVVPMANTHEEEVRTVIRLHKLGNELIETVAGRSTHAQRTIPGGFSRLPREAELRDLRASLEGSWNDVETVVDLVLSLADELPDFTRETEFISLTDPDEYALYEGVPYSSDTGELDLADYREIVNEHVVEQSTAKFTKHDRDSYMVGALARFNNNYEQLGPMATAVADRFGLKPVCHNPYLNNVAQLVETAHLIERSIELIDSILESGLEAQSDYHKPDVDVTAGQGVGAIEAPRGILFHEYTLDETGTALEGNCVIPTNQNHANIQLDMERLVPTIIEQPEGEIEHTLEMLVRAYDPCISCSTHYLDVEFVDTPPER, encoded by the coding sequence ATGAGTCAGGACATCGATATCGAGGGCGATCTCGTCACGCGCGTCGAAGGGCACGGCGAAATCGTCGTCAACGCCACGGACGGACAGCTCGAGGCGTGTGAGTGGCACGTGGTCGAATCGCCCCGGTTTTTCGAGTCGATGGTCGTGGACCGAGACTGGGACGAGATTCACCACATCGTCTCGCGGATCTGCGGTATCTGTTCGGTCACGCATACGATGACCGGGTTGAAGGCGGTCGAGGACGCGATGGGCGTCGAGCTGTCCGAACAGGACCTCAAACTGCGAAAACTCGCGCTGGCCGGCGAGACCCTCCAGAGCCACGTCCTGCACCTGGGCTATCTCGCCTTGCCGGACCTCGTCGGCGAGAAGTCCGTCGTGCCGATGGCAAACACACACGAAGAGGAGGTCAGGACGGTCATCCGGCTACACAAGCTCGGCAACGAGCTGATCGAGACCGTCGCCGGGCGGTCGACCCACGCCCAGCGGACGATCCCCGGTGGCTTCTCGCGGCTTCCCCGCGAGGCCGAGCTTCGGGACCTCCGGGCCTCGCTGGAGGGGTCCTGGAACGACGTCGAGACGGTCGTGGATCTCGTCCTGTCGCTCGCGGACGAACTCCCCGATTTCACCCGCGAGACGGAGTTCATCTCGCTGACCGACCCCGACGAGTACGCCCTCTATGAGGGAGTGCCGTATTCCTCGGACACGGGCGAACTCGACCTCGCGGACTACCGGGAGATCGTCAACGAGCACGTCGTCGAACAGTCGACGGCGAAGTTCACGAAACACGACCGCGACTCCTACATGGTCGGGGCGCTGGCTCGGTTCAACAACAACTACGAGCAGCTGGGGCCGATGGCGACGGCCGTCGCCGATCGGTTCGGCCTCAAACCGGTCTGTCACAACCCCTATCTGAACAACGTGGCCCAGCTCGTCGAGACGGCCCACCTCATCGAGCGTTCGATCGAGTTGATCGACTCGATTCTCGAATCCGGCCTCGAGGCGCAATCCGACTACCACAAACCCGACGTCGACGTGACGGCGGGCCAGGGCGTCGGGGCGATCGAAGCGCCGCGTGGCATCCTCTTTCACGAGTACACGCTCGACGAGACGGGCACGGCCCTCGAGGGCAACTGCGTGATCCCCACCAACCAGAACCACGCCAACATCCAGCTGGACATGGAGCGACTGGTGCCGACGATCATCGAACAGCCCGAAGGCGAGATCGAGCACACGCTGGAGATGCTGGTCCGGGCGTACGACCCCTGCATCTCCTGTTCGACGCACTACCTCGACGTCGAGTTCGTCGATACTCCGCCCGAGCGATGA
- a CDS encoding NADH:ubiquinone oxidoreductase: MTSKPKVAFFDFAGCEGDQLEVINLEERLLDLVEVVEVVSFREAMSEHSDDYEIAFVEGSITTPHDVERLEEVRSNADTVIAIGSCAAFGGINSIRNEQDFETVKERTYGEDAAMFDDPDAELFDSFEHAQPAKAFVEVEYEVPGCPIDGEEFIQTVTAILQGGDPSLANHPVCVDCKLAENTCAFDRGEICLGPITRGGGCDATCVSQGTRCWGCRGLVDNPAEDAYSEVLQEYGVTTDELLNEFTLYWSWQREHGPQADMQEVEQ, translated from the coding sequence ATGACTTCCAAACCGAAAGTCGCCTTCTTCGACTTCGCCGGGTGCGAGGGCGATCAACTCGAGGTCATCAACCTCGAGGAGCGCCTGCTCGACCTCGTCGAGGTCGTTGAGGTGGTCAGCTTCCGGGAAGCGATGTCCGAACACAGCGACGACTACGAGATCGCCTTCGTCGAGGGGTCGATCACGACGCCCCACGACGTCGAACGGCTCGAAGAGGTGCGGTCGAACGCCGACACCGTCATCGCCATCGGTTCCTGTGCGGCGTTCGGCGGCATCAACTCGATCCGGAACGAACAGGACTTCGAGACGGTCAAAGAACGGACTTACGGCGAGGACGCGGCGATGTTCGACGATCCGGACGCCGAACTGTTCGATTCGTTCGAACATGCCCAGCCCGCCAAAGCCTTCGTCGAGGTCGAATACGAGGTTCCCGGTTGTCCGATCGACGGCGAGGAATTCATCCAGACGGTCACCGCGATCCTGCAGGGCGGCGATCCGTCGCTTGCGAACCACCCGGTCTGTGTCGACTGCAAGCTCGCGGAGAACACGTGCGCGTTCGACCGGGGCGAGATCTGTCTCGGCCCCATCACGCGCGGCGGCGGCTGCGACGCGACCTGCGTCTCGCAGGGCACCCGTTGCTGGGGCTGCCGGGGGTTAGTGGACAATCCCGCCGAGGACGCCTACAGCGAGGTGCTACAGGAGTACGGAGTGACCACCGACGAACTGCTCAACGAGTTTACCCTCTACTGGAGCTGGCAGCGTGAACACGGGCCACAGGCCGACATGCAGGAGGTCGAACAATGA
- a CDS encoding FAD/NAD(P)-binding protein codes for MRSSTTAKFDIGENEYQPVNGLITRTRSFTGADKLFEIQLPDGEELGHQPGQFVQLLVPGVGEAPFSVTSSPTKPGPFELTIRAVGNVTRALHNMEPGDTVGIRGPYGSGFDPDVFEGEDILFIAGGIGLAPLRSMINYTLDERERFGELTTVYGCKEPAEQLYPDELEEWAEGDEMTYLETVDQCPQDQEWDGPTGVITSVIPEVDIDVETSNVLVCGPPVMYTFVLQELDEMGVPDENIYLSLERNMHCGRGLCGHCQINELYVCTDGPVFHYPVVRDKQEAEV; via the coding sequence ATGCGCAGTAGTACGACGGCGAAATTCGACATCGGCGAAAACGAGTATCAACCGGTCAACGGGCTCATCACGAGGACCCGGTCGTTCACCGGGGCGGACAAACTCTTCGAGATCCAGCTGCCGGACGGCGAGGAACTCGGCCATCAGCCCGGCCAGTTCGTCCAGCTGCTGGTTCCGGGCGTCGGCGAAGCGCCGTTCTCGGTCACCTCCTCGCCGACCAAACCCGGGCCCTTCGAGCTGACGATCCGGGCCGTCGGCAACGTGACGAGAGCGCTACACAACATGGAACCGGGAGACACGGTCGGAATCCGGGGCCCCTACGGAAGCGGATTCGATCCGGACGTGTTCGAGGGCGAGGACATCCTGTTCATCGCCGGCGGCATCGGGCTTGCGCCGCTCCGGTCGATGATCAACTACACGCTCGACGAGCGCGAGCGGTTCGGGGAGCTAACGACGGTTTACGGTTGCAAAGAGCCGGCCGAACAACTCTACCCGGACGAACTAGAGGAATGGGCCGAGGGCGACGAGATGACGTATCTGGAGACGGTCGATCAGTGCCCGCAGGACCAGGAGTGGGACGGCCCGACGGGCGTCATCACGAGCGTCATCCCGGAGGTCGACATCGACGTCGAGACATCGAACGTGCTGGTCTGTGGGCCGCCGGTGATGTACACGTTCGTCCTGCAGGAACTGGACGAGATGGGCGTCCCGGACGAGAATATCTACCTCTCACTGGAGCGCAACATGCACTGTGGTCGCGGTCTCTGTGGCCACTGCCAGATCAACGAACTGTACGTCTGCACCGACGGCCCGGTGTTCCACTATCCGGTGGTCCGTGACAAACAGGAGGCGGAGGTATGA
- a CDS encoding 4Fe-4S dicluster domain-containing protein, which yields MKVIDKPEFEALIDEKISSDRRDVVGVRDDGEKYVFDDLESAGDLALDYDVTMLSPKKYLMPQRETILEYRDANGEFEWRAKAEPDGKVIVGIHPYDLVAIEQLDKIFIDTLRDEPYRRKRENSLLIGVNMQDASETAFAASMGTATTDSGYDLMLTDLGETYAVNIGTLEGKEFLNSADVRKATAGEVQEVERIEQEVVPDLFERELEFSPALLPTILEENYDNMAFWEDYSEKCLSCGTCNMVCPTCYCFSVDMIRDLGTNSGRESRRWDGCLLEDFASVAGDENFREEVAERHRHRFMRKGWYIYERYGDIACIGCGRCTSECVADVADPCDVYNKLYQEVQAHAQ from the coding sequence ATGAAAGTCATCGATAAACCGGAGTTCGAGGCGTTAATCGACGAGAAGATCTCGTCTGACCGCCGAGACGTCGTCGGCGTCCGGGACGACGGCGAGAAGTACGTCTTCGACGACCTCGAGTCGGCGGGGGATCTCGCGCTCGATTACGACGTGACGATGCTGTCTCCGAAGAAGTATCTCATGCCCCAGCGCGAGACGATCCTGGAATATCGCGACGCGAACGGCGAGTTCGAGTGGCGAGCGAAGGCGGAGCCGGACGGCAAGGTCATCGTCGGGATCCACCCCTACGACCTCGTCGCGATCGAACAGCTCGACAAGATCTTCATCGACACGCTCCGGGACGAACCCTACCGGCGAAAGCGCGAGAACTCGCTGCTCATCGGGGTGAACATGCAGGACGCCAGCGAGACGGCCTTCGCCGCCAGCATGGGGACGGCCACGACCGATTCGGGCTACGACCTCATGTTGACGGATCTGGGCGAGACGTACGCCGTCAACATCGGGACCCTGGAGGGCAAGGAGTTCCTCAATTCCGCGGACGTCAGGAAGGCCACGGCCGGGGAGGTTCAGGAAGTCGAGCGGATCGAGCAGGAGGTCGTCCCCGACCTCTTCGAGCGGGAACTCGAGTTCTCGCCGGCGTTGCTGCCGACGATTCTGGAAGAGAACTACGACAACATGGCGTTCTGGGAGGACTACTCCGAGAAGTGTCTCTCCTGTGGCACCTGCAACATGGTCTGTCCGACGTGCTACTGTTTCAGCGTGGACATGATCCGCGATCTCGGAACGAACAGCGGCCGGGAGTCCCGCCGGTGGGACGGCTGCCTGCTGGAGGACTTCGCGTCGGTCGCCGGCGACGAGAACTTCCGGGAGGAGGTCGCCGAGCGCCACCGCCATCGGTTCATGCGGAAGGGGTGGTACATCTACGAACGGTACGGCGACATCGCGTGTATCGGCTGTGGCCGGTGCACCTCCGAATGTGTCGCCGACGTCGCCGATCCGTGTGACGTCTACAACAAACTTTACCAGGAGGTGCAGGCCCATGCGCAGTAG
- a CDS encoding complex I 24 kDa subunit family protein, giving the protein MASLDSIRQSVRGSDADAGGDDSGIIPAEAGVEDVCDEEVDTVRSRVAPHAGDEGGIIPSLQAVQDEYGYLPRFALQVIADECDTTIARVYGTASFYSQFYFEPRGEHTIKVCTGTACHVKGADDISENLQDELDVDTDEVTDDGQFTIEHVRCVGACGLAPVVVVDDNVHGPIEPGNGTEILDEYTDEEA; this is encoded by the coding sequence ATGGCATCGCTAGACTCGATCCGACAGTCGGTCCGCGGGTCGGACGCCGACGCGGGCGGCGACGACTCGGGGATCATCCCGGCCGAGGCAGGCGTCGAAGACGTCTGCGACGAGGAGGTAGACACCGTCCGGTCGCGCGTCGCGCCACACGCGGGCGACGAGGGCGGCATCATTCCGTCGCTGCAGGCGGTCCAGGACGAGTACGGCTACCTGCCGCGGTTCGCGCTCCAGGTGATCGCCGACGAGTGCGACACGACGATCGCACGCGTGTACGGCACGGCGTCGTTTTACTCGCAGTTCTACTTCGAGCCGCGCGGCGAACACACGATCAAGGTCTGTACCGGGACGGCGTGTCACGTCAAGGGGGCGGACGACATCTCCGAGAACCTCCAGGACGAACTGGACGTCGACACCGACGAGGTCACCGACGACGGCCAGTTCACGATCGAACACGTCCGCTGTGTCGGGGCCTGCGGTCTCGCTCCGGTCGTCGTCGTCGACGACAACGTCCACGGACCGATCGAACCGGGGAACGGAACCGAAATTCTGGACGAATACACCGACGAGGAGGCCTGA
- a CDS encoding NADH-ubiquinone oxidoreductase-F iron-sulfur binding region domain-containing protein — MSQTIQRPADPDTVDGNVRVVVCQGTGCVSSGSDEVYDALDEAIGALDDSEDVVLSYGDGDLDELGIETKKSGCHGFCELGPLVRIDPMHVLYTQVGVEDVDDIVERTVKNGEVIDDLCFEDPDGNRQSRTDDISFYTEQNRLALGNCGDIDPESVEEYRLRDGYDALEKALTEMDPQDVYEEVEESGLRGRGGGGFPTGTKWKFANDADADEKYVIANCDEGDPGAFMDRCLVEGDPHRVIEGMAIAGYATGANQGYIYIRAEYPLAIERIEQAIDTAYEEGYLGEDIFGTGFDFDFGIEKGAGAFVCGEETALMASIEGQAGRPTPRPPYPAQSGLNDQPTTINNVETLSNVPLIIDNGAEWFRQYGTEDSAGTKTFAVSGDVSATGLMEIPMGLTLEEIIEVAGGMEGDSEFKAVQIGGPSGGCLAEKHLDMPVTFDSLQEEGAMLGSGGLVVMDDETCMVDVARFFLDFTQDESCGKCPTCRIGTKKMLDILERITNGEGEPGDIERLRDLGETITEGSLCGLGQTAPNPVLSTLEHFEEEYEAHIYDDECPAGECELGDGSHAGTYKIAAAECVGCQQCLSACPVDAIDGEQGETHEIDPETCIGCGQCVEACPIDAISERV, encoded by the coding sequence ATGTCACAGACGATCCAGCGTCCGGCGGATCCGGACACGGTGGATGGCAACGTTCGCGTCGTCGTCTGTCAGGGGACCGGCTGTGTCTCGTCCGGTTCCGACGAGGTCTACGACGCGCTCGACGAGGCGATCGGCGCGCTCGACGACAGCGAGGACGTCGTCCTCTCCTACGGCGACGGCGACCTCGACGAACTGGGCATCGAGACGAAAAAGAGCGGCTGTCACGGCTTCTGTGAACTCGGCCCGCTTGTTCGGATCGACCCCATGCACGTCCTGTACACGCAGGTCGGGGTCGAGGACGTCGACGACATCGTCGAACGGACCGTCAAGAACGGCGAGGTCATCGACGACCTCTGCTTCGAGGACCCGGACGGTAACCGCCAGAGTCGCACCGACGACATCTCCTTTTACACCGAGCAGAACCGGCTCGCGCTGGGCAACTGCGGGGACATCGATCCGGAAAGCGTCGAGGAGTACCGGCTCCGCGACGGCTACGACGCCCTCGAAAAGGCCCTCACGGAGATGGACCCCCAAGACGTCTACGAGGAAGTCGAGGAGTCGGGGCTGCGCGGCCGCGGCGGCGGCGGGTTCCCGACCGGGACCAAATGGAAGTTCGCCAACGACGCCGACGCCGACGAGAAGTACGTCATCGCCAACTGCGACGAGGGCGACCCCGGTGCGTTCATGGATCGCTGTCTCGTCGAGGGCGATCCCCACCGCGTCATCGAGGGGATGGCCATCGCCGGCTACGCGACGGGTGCAAACCAGGGCTACATCTACATCCGCGCCGAGTACCCCCTCGCGATCGAACGGATCGAGCAGGCGATCGACACCGCCTACGAGGAGGGGTACCTCGGCGAGGACATCTTCGGCACCGGCTTCGACTTCGACTTCGGGATCGAGAAGGGGGCCGGTGCCTTCGTCTGTGGCGAGGAGACGGCGCTGATGGCCTCGATCGAAGGACAGGCCGGCCGACCCACGCCGCGCCCGCCCTACCCCGCTCAGTCCGGCCTCAACGACCAGCCGACGACGATCAACAACGTCGAGACGCTGAGCAACGTCCCGCTGATCATCGACAACGGCGCCGAGTGGTTCCGCCAGTACGGCACTGAGGACAGCGCCGGGACCAAGACCTTCGCGGTCTCCGGGGACGTCTCTGCGACGGGACTGATGGAGATCCCGATGGGGCTGACCCTCGAGGAGATCATCGAGGTCGCCGGCGGCATGGAGGGCGACTCGGAGTTCAAGGCCGTCCAGATCGGCGGTCCCTCCGGCGGCTGTCTCGCCGAGAAGCACCTCGACATGCCGGTCACTTTCGACTCCCTGCAGGAAGAGGGCGCGATGCTCGGTTCCGGCGGGCTGGTCGTGATGGACGACGAGACCTGTATGGTCGACGTCGCCCGGTTCTTCCTGGATTTCACGCAGGACGAGTCCTGCGGGAAGTGTCCGACCTGTCGGATCGGGACCAAGAAGATGCTCGACATCCTCGAGCGGATCACGAACGGCGAGGGCGAGCCCGGCGACATCGAACGGCTGCGCGACCTCGGGGAGACGATCACCGAGGGATCGCTGTGCGGGCTCGGACAGACGGCCCCGAACCCGGTGTTGAGCACGCTCGAGCACTTCGAGGAGGAGTACGAGGCGCACATCTACGACGACGAGTGTCCGGCCGGCGAGTGCGAGCTCGGCGACGGGAGCCACGCCGGGACGTACAAGATCGCCGCGGCGGAGTGTGTCGGCTGCCAGCAGTGTCTGAGCGCCTGTCCGGTCGACGCCATCGACGGCGAGCAGGGCGAGACCCACGAGATCGACCCCGAGACGTGTATCGGCTGCGGGCAGTGTGTCGAGGCGTGTCCGATCGACGCCATCAGCGAGCGGGTGTGA
- a CDS encoding 2Fe-2S iron-sulfur cluster-binding protein yields the protein MSKATQSEAEPGVALEINGQEVQAREGQTILEAARDAGIEIPTLCEHEPLTNVGGCRMCLVEIDGKRTETACTTTVQDGMEIDVDTDDLWDHRRTILELMFSEQNHYCMYCEMEGDCELEDLFNEAGLDACEYPLEYNDVEVDTSHAHLTLDLDRCVLCGRCVRTCDEIVGNDTLTFKDRGLETEIVADDGVALGDSSCISCGACAQACPTGAIYTNQSAYRGREEDCDVVTTTCTECSLGCELEVYTNSGRIVKIEGVEDGPDGGQLCEMGRFGLFGDRRERVDAASIRGEGTVEVEDALDRTRELLAGAETVDAVASDRLPTEVIEAFADSMDAYDAAVEIPGARRAADERRVAERVAPMFNKHAGNLRARGPEALLEAEAVAVFDTSIVDTHPVAASYVRRAAKDGATLISVDSDEDRFGAKSDASIESGTGLSRLTEDAFEVVDEDASALADSDTETLINAVPALEDGTESFIVLGPEVEEEDTLINAYALAGMTDSRVLSLPDRVNAFENGVGTDDLHEDPDVAYLFAGDDRDSDLDRMLEVARRADTVIVQATRESILTKAADVVVPALDWFERTGTITDASGTDRELARVLKPRVAVDSDREVLAALAGTAQRAEVEQ from the coding sequence ATGAGCAAGGCAACACAGAGCGAGGCCGAACCCGGCGTCGCTCTCGAGATCAACGGCCAGGAGGTACAGGCGCGCGAAGGACAGACGATACTCGAAGCGGCCCGGGACGCGGGTATCGAGATCCCGACCCTCTGTGAGCACGAACCGCTCACCAACGTCGGCGGCTGCCGGATGTGTCTCGTCGAGATCGACGGCAAGCGCACCGAGACCGCCTGTACGACGACCGTCCAGGACGGCATGGAGATCGATGTCGACACCGACGACCTGTGGGACCACCGCCGGACGATTCTGGAGCTGATGTTCTCCGAGCAGAACCACTACTGCATGTACTGCGAGATGGAGGGCGACTGCGAGCTCGAGGACCTGTTCAACGAGGCCGGACTGGACGCCTGCGAGTACCCCCTCGAGTACAACGACGTCGAGGTCGACACCTCCCACGCCCACCTCACGCTCGATCTCGACCGGTGTGTCCTCTGTGGTCGCTGCGTTCGGACCTGCGACGAGATCGTCGGCAACGACACGCTGACGTTCAAGGACCGCGGTCTGGAGACCGAGATCGTCGCCGACGACGGCGTCGCGCTCGGTGACTCGTCTTGCATTTCCTGCGGTGCGTGCGCGCAGGCGTGTCCGACTGGGGCGATCTACACCAACCAGAGCGCCTATCGCGGCCGCGAGGAGGACTGTGACGTCGTCACGACGACCTGCACGGAGTGTAGCCTCGGCTGCGAACTCGAGGTGTACACGAACTCAGGTCGGATCGTCAAGATCGAGGGCGTCGAGGACGGTCCGGACGGCGGCCAGCTCTGTGAGATGGGCCGGTTCGGACTGTTCGGCGACCGACGCGAGCGCGTCGACGCGGCGTCGATCCGCGGCGAGGGGACGGTCGAGGTCGAGGACGCACTCGATCGAACGCGCGAGCTGCTCGCCGGAGCCGAGACGGTCGACGCCGTCGCCTCGGACCGGTTGCCGACAGAGGTCATCGAGGCGTTCGCCGACTCGATGGACGCCTACGACGCCGCCGTCGAGATCCCCGGGGCGCGGCGAGCGGCCGACGAGCGCCGGGTCGCCGAGCGGGTCGCCCCCATGTTCAACAAACACGCCGGGAACCTCCGGGCGCGGGGGCCCGAGGCGCTGCTCGAGGCCGAAGCCGTCGCCGTGTTCGACACGAGCATCGTCGATACGCACCCGGTGGCCGCGTCGTACGTCCGCCGGGCGGCCAAAGACGGCGCGACGCTCATCAGCGTCGACTCGGACGAGGACCGCTTCGGCGCGAAGTCCGACGCGTCGATCGAGTCGGGGACGGGACTGAGCCGCCTCACGGAGGACGCGTTCGAAGTCGTCGACGAGGACGCCTCCGCGCTTGCGGACTCGGACACGGAGACGCTGATCAACGCCGTGCCGGCCCTCGAAGACGGGACGGAGAGTTTCATCGTCCTCGGCCCGGAAGTCGAGGAAGAGGACACGCTCATCAACGCCTACGCGCTGGCAGGGATGACAGACAGCAGAGTCCTCAGTCTGCCCGACCGGGTCAACGCATTCGAGAACGGCGTCGGGACCGACGACCTGCACGAGGATCCCGACGTGGCCTATCTCTTCGCCGGCGACGACCGCGACAGCGACCTCGATCGGATGCTCGAGGTCGCCCGCAGAGCAGACACGGTGATCGTTCAGGCGACCCGCGAGTCGATCCTGACGAAGGCCGCCGACGTCGTCGTCCCGGCGCTTGACTGGTTCGAGCGCACCGGGACGATCACCGACGCGAGCGGGACCGACCGCGAACTCGCGCGCGTGCTCAAACCGCGCGTCGCGGTCGACTCCGACCGCGAGGTGCTCGCGGCGCTTGCAGGAACCGCCCAGCGAGCGGAGGTGGAACAATGA
- a CDS encoding NADH:ubiquinone oxidoreductase, protein MSKTEPPQQDDRATVATVCLGGCSGCHMEFLNIDHDLVDLLEDVKFEASHMIVDEKGVPEADIGIAEGVVTNEENVEVAEELRENCDTVVAWGDCAALRGIMSLRNDDDPDEMIDEVYLDKADEHSESPRDDVPVPALLEDARPLDEYIDVDVYIPGCPPDAEVMAHGIEALLEGERPEIVDEKLQYD, encoded by the coding sequence ATGAGCAAGACGGAACCGCCACAGCAGGACGACCGGGCGACCGTCGCGACCGTGTGTCTCGGCGGCTGTTCGGGCTGTCACATGGAGTTTCTGAACATCGACCACGACCTGGTCGACCTGCTCGAGGACGTCAAGTTCGAGGCCAGTCACATGATCGTCGACGAGAAGGGCGTCCCCGAGGCCGACATCGGCATCGCGGAGGGCGTCGTCACCAACGAGGAGAACGTCGAGGTCGCCGAGGAGCTGCGCGAGAACTGCGACACCGTCGTCGCGTGGGGCGACTGTGCGGCCCTGCGCGGGATCATGTCCCTGCGCAACGACGACGACCCCGACGAGATGATCGACGAGGTCTATCTCGACAAGGCCGACGAACACAGCGAGAGCCCGCGCGACGACGTGCCGGTGCCGGCGCTGCTTGAGGACGCCCGGCCGCTCGACGAGTACATCGACGTCGACGTCTACATTCCGGGCTGTCCCCCGGACGCCGAGGTGATGGCCCACGGTATCGAGGCGCTGCTCGAGGGCGAACGACCGGAGATCGTCGACGAAAAACTCCAGTACGACTAA